A window of the Branchiostoma floridae strain S238N-H82 chromosome 12, Bfl_VNyyK, whole genome shotgun sequence genome harbors these coding sequences:
- the LOC118426800 gene encoding neutral cholesterol ester hydrolase 1-like translates to MVLKAALVCVAVAALLAYYCNEPVPQGIAEPHMYAKMTGIIFRTALNLGRIGEYFSAGSEAQIFRSVFEAWMNVGLKLKGTSYREGLKCTDTMFDGVNVRVYEPTSTAQSDTKAPGLVYIHGGGWVIATVDTVDPMTAHVAKQLGAVVVSVDYRRTPEHLFPTAFDDSVAATKFFLQNAEKYNVDRTRIGISGDSAGGNLAAAVTLALAKEKGLPKLKTQALIYPVLQAINFTTPSYINHGHLNSLSKDLMVSFWLWYLNNDLSFKKVFEANNHTSAELKKSQYAGYVDPEMVDVKPVKKGNLKFPDIPNIATILDPRFAPLMADDADLKGLPPTYVMTCEYDVLKDDGVMYAKRLGKAGVKVNHDHYEHGFHPFLIYFDVYESAGTAMANYLAYLKKNL, encoded by the exons ATGGTGTTGAAGGCAGCCCTGGTGTGTGTGGCGGTAGCGGCTCTCCTGGCGTACTACTGTAACGAACCTGTGCCACAGGGAATAGCAGAGCCACATATGTACGCTAAAATGACCGGAATAATTTTCAGAACAGCACTGAACCTG GGTAGAATTGGAGAGTATTTCAGCGCAGGTTCGGAAGCTCAGATCTTCCGGTCCGTATTTGAAGCATGGATGAACGTTGGCTTGAAATTAAAGGGTACTTCGTACCGCGAAGGGCTGAAGTGCACCGACACCATGTTTGACGGGGTCAACGTCCGTGTGTACGAACCCACGTCAACAGCACAGAGTGACACCAAAGCGCCTGGTCTGGTGTACATCCATGGAGGGGGTTGGGTTATTGCTACTGTCG ATACCGTAGATCCCATGACAGCTCATGTTGCCAAACAGCTCGGGGCGGTTGTTGTGTCTGTCGA CTATAGACGCACTCCTGAACACCTGTTTCCGACAGCATTTGATGACAGCGTTGCTGCTACAAAGTTCTTCCTCCAGAACGCAGAGAAGTACAACGTTGATCGCACACGTATCGGCATCAGTGGGGACAGTGCAGGGGGCAACCTGGCTGCAGCCGTCACTCTCGCACTCGCTAAAGAAAAGGGACTTCCTAAGTTAAAGACGCAGGCGCTCATCTACCCCGTCCTACAAGCCATTAACTTTACCACGCCTTCCTACATCAACCATGGTCACCTCAACAGTCTAAGTAAAGATTTAATGGTATCGTTTTGGCTGTGGTATCTAAACAATGACCTCTCTTTCAAGAAAGTGTTTGAAGCCAACAATCACACAAGTGCGGAGCTTAAGAAATCTCAGTACGCCGGGTACGTGGATCCCGAAATGGTCGACGTTAAACCGGTTAAGAAGGGAAATCTCAAATTTCCTGACATTCCGAACATCGCGACCATTTTGGATCCACGTTTTGCCCCGTTGATGGCGGATGATGCTGATTTGAAAGGTCTCCCACCGACGTACGTGATGACGTGTGAGTATGACGTGTTGAAGGACGATGGTGTGATGTACGCAAAGCGTCTTGGGAAGGCCGGGGTAAAGGTCAATCACGATCATTACGAACATGGCTTCCACCCATTTTTGATCTATTTCGATGTTTATGAGTCAGCGGGGACAGCTATGGCGAACTACCTAGCGTATCTAAAGAAGAACCTTTGA